In the genome of Limnobaculum zhutongyuii, one region contains:
- a CDS encoding nucleoside/nucleotide kinase family protein produces MNVELDVNGLSYIATFPDKDIRDLHLPLLRMLTEFQRRKKQRLIVFLAAPPGVGKSTLTSFWQILSRQDMALKDLQGLPMDGFHRYNSYLDEHNLRARKGAPETFDLGLLKDYLATLQQPDARWPAYDRNLHDPLQDAIEVTSPILVIEGNWLLLKEPGWQELLALCDYSIFITSPIENLKQRLIERKMKGGLSHQDAENFFETSDALNVQRVLNHSQRADMTLMMLPDGSYSTVDINILD; encoded by the coding sequence ATGAATGTGGAATTAGATGTTAATGGCCTCAGCTATATCGCCACATTTCCGGATAAGGATATACGGGATCTTCATCTGCCTTTGCTGCGGATGTTGACCGAATTCCAACGACGCAAAAAACAGCGTCTGATTGTGTTTCTGGCTGCGCCTCCCGGTGTTGGTAAATCAACTCTGACCAGCTTTTGGCAAATCCTGTCCCGTCAGGATATGGCGCTAAAGGACCTGCAGGGATTGCCTATGGACGGTTTTCACCGTTATAACAGCTATCTGGATGAGCATAACCTTCGGGCCCGTAAAGGTGCACCAGAAACCTTCGATTTGGGCCTGCTGAAAGACTATCTCGCAACATTACAGCAACCGGACGCCCGTTGGCCTGCTTATGACCGTAATCTTCACGATCCGCTACAGGATGCCATTGAGGTTACATCGCCTATTCTGGTCATTGAAGGCAACTGGTTATTGCTGAAAGAACCCGGCTGGCAGGAGCTGCTCGCCCTGTGTGATTACAGTATCTTTATTACCAGCCCAATAGAAAACCTGAAGCAGCGCCTGATTGAACGAAAAATGAAAGGTGGATTAAGCCATCAGGATGCAGAAAACTTCTTTGAAACGTCAGACGCCCTGAACGTTCAACGGGTGTTAAATCATAGCCAAAGAGCAGATATGACACTAATGATGCTGCCTGATGGTTCTTATAGTACTGTCGATATCAACATCCTTGATTGA
- a CDS encoding sodium:proton antiporter, with amino-acid sequence MSRPLLLKLLCLLSGLMIPAASFAADIDGSTLSLGWGIPFVGILLSIALCPLVIPTIWHHHFGKITALWSVLFLVPFAITFGMSTSIGLVAHAILAEYIPFIILLFALFTVSGGILVKGNLHGSPKLNTALLAIGAILASLMGTTGAAMLLIRPLIRANDNRKHRVHVIIFFIFLVANIGGGLTPLGDPPLFIGFLKGVDFFWTAKHMLLPVLISTLVLLALFYLVDNHYYKREDEILPHDPTPDSKLRLYGKFNFILLLAVVGSVLLSGFWKSGVEFNVLGVHMELQNITRDILLLVIAALSMMLTAKQVRSANQFSWEPILEVGKLFAGIFITIGPVLAILRAGQDGHMAGLVAMVSDSEGAPINAMYFWLSGALSGFLDNAPTYLVFFNLAAGDAATLMGPLQQTLLAISMGSVFMGALTYIGNAPNFMVKSIATQSGIAMPSFFGYMKWSFGILIPLFLILTVIFFLI; translated from the coding sequence ATGTCCCGTCCACTATTATTAAAACTATTATGCCTTTTGTCTGGCTTGATGATACCTGCCGCCAGTTTTGCTGCAGATATTGATGGTTCAACACTGAGTCTGGGATGGGGTATTCCATTTGTTGGTATTCTGTTGTCGATTGCACTCTGCCCATTGGTGATCCCGACTATCTGGCATCACCATTTTGGCAAAATCACTGCCTTATGGTCGGTACTGTTTCTGGTTCCGTTTGCCATCACATTTGGCATGAGCACCAGTATCGGATTAGTCGCTCACGCCATTCTGGCAGAATATATTCCTTTTATTATCTTGCTGTTCGCCCTGTTTACCGTATCTGGCGGCATTTTAGTTAAAGGTAACCTGCACGGTTCACCTAAATTAAATACCGCCCTGCTGGCCATTGGTGCAATTCTTGCCTCGCTGATGGGAACCACCGGAGCGGCGATGCTGCTGATTCGTCCTCTTATCAGAGCAAACGATAACCGTAAGCACCGGGTGCATGTAATTATTTTCTTCATCTTCCTGGTGGCTAATATCGGTGGTGGTCTTACACCGCTGGGAGATCCTCCCCTGTTTATTGGTTTTCTGAAAGGCGTCGACTTTTTCTGGACCGCTAAACATATGCTGCTACCGGTTTTAATCAGTACTCTGGTATTGCTTGCTCTGTTCTATCTGGTGGATAACCACTATTACAAACGTGAAGATGAGATTCTGCCGCACGATCCAACCCCCGATTCTAAATTACGCCTGTACGGTAAATTTAATTTTATTCTGCTATTGGCGGTAGTTGGCAGCGTTTTACTCTCCGGCTTCTGGAAGTCTGGCGTGGAGTTCAACGTACTGGGTGTGCATATGGAATTACAGAATATCACTCGTGACATTCTGCTACTGGTGATTGCCGCTCTGTCGATGATGTTAACCGCTAAACAGGTTCGCTCTGCCAATCAGTTCAGTTGGGAGCCAATTCTGGAAGTGGGCAAGCTGTTTGCCGGTATATTTATTACTATCGGCCCGGTACTGGCTATTCTACGGGCAGGACAAGATGGGCACATGGCGGGACTGGTTGCCATGGTTTCTGACTCAGAGGGTGCACCAATCAACGCCATGTACTTCTGGCTGTCGGGTGCGCTGTCCGGATTCCTGGATAATGCACCAACCTATCTGGTGTTCTTCAATCTGGCCGCCGGTGATGCCGCAACGCTGATGGGCCCACTACAGCAAACGCTGCTGGCAATCTCTATGGGTTCGGTATTTATGGGAGCGCTGACCTATATTGG